The Podospora pseudocomata strain CBS 415.72m chromosome 1 map unlocalized CBS415.72m_1, whole genome shotgun sequence genome has a segment encoding these proteins:
- a CDS encoding uncharacterized protein (COG:G; EggNog:ENOG503NX4X) → MVERPNKPSSLVATPGLPPQPTVNFSDDNSLVTATLPTGESITVLLYGATVISWKDSSSTEKLWLSSAAKLDGTKPVRGGIPLVFPVFGPPPADHAQTSSLPQHGFARTSRWEFLGKSTSESSGDQQTGDLSVKLDFGLSSAADGLDPQGKAAWPFKFNLIYSVTLNRRDLTTSLVVTNDDERAFDCQVLMHTYLKVKDITNVTISGLDSSSYVDKVDAASTKTQSGEIRIEGETDRVYTADGPVTVSEGGKTLFTVTRDNLSNVVVWNPWVEKAKGMGDFEPKDGYKEMLCVEPGSVGGWQTLEKGDAFEGAQTIALGA, encoded by the exons gtcgcAACCCCcggcctccccccccaaccaacagtCAACTTCTCCGACGACAACTCCCTCGTCaccgccaccctccccaccggcgAGTCCATCACCGTCCTCCTCTACGGCGCCACCGTCATCTCCTGGAAggactcctcctcgacagaaAAGCTCTGGCTctcctcagccgccaagcTTGACGGCACCAAGCCCGTCCGAGGCGGCATCCCCCTCGTCTTCCCCGTCTTCGGGCCCCCTCCCGCCGATCACGCTCagacctcctccctcccgcaGCACGGCTTCGCCCGGACGTCCAGGTGGGAATTCCTCGGCAAATCCACCAGCGAGAGCTCGGGCGATCAGCAAACGGGGGACCTGTCCGTCAAGCTTGATTTCGGCCTCTCCAGCGCGGCGGACGGGCTGGATCCACAGGGCAAGGCGGCCTGGCCGTTCAAGTTCAACCTGATCTACAGCGTGACGCTGAACAGGAGGGATCTGACGACgagcttggtggtgacgaatgatgatgagagggcGTTTGATTGCCAGGTTTTGATGCATACTTATCTCAAGGTTAAG GACATCACAAACGTTACCATTTCCGGCCTCGACAGCTCATCCTATGTCGACAAGGTTGACGCTGCCTCGACAAAGACACAGTCGGGGGAGATTAGGATTGAGGGCGAGACGGACAGGGTGTACACCGCCGATGGGCCGGTGACTGTGTCCGAGGGCGGCAAGACTCTCTTTACCGTCACGAGGGACAACCTCTCCAACGTGGTTGTGTGGAACCCCTGGGTCGAAAAGGCCAAGGGCATGGGTGATTTCGAGCCAAAGGATGGGTACAAGGAGATGCTCTGTGTTGAGCCAGGGTCGGTAGGCGGCTGGCAGAcgctggagaagggggatgcGTTTGAGGGAGCGCAGACGATCGCTTTGGGGGCTTGA